A stretch of the Malus sylvestris chromosome 10, drMalSylv7.2, whole genome shotgun sequence genome encodes the following:
- the LOC126585669 gene encoding uncharacterized protein LOC126585669 isoform X6, which produces MFNQRSSSTRHLNHNAQNCRPRWTNRLRPDLKRGLLSEYEEKTCRMKRFGWKMRRRSLYPWKHAFRKAHIHLCLANRAWRARPQMVYAYTSMNKVVNPAGWRNNNHPERDNNVAYGEYKCMGPGSSTYHKRNLSKELTDEQVKPFISSGYIQGHDQSDLLLWIIPLLRRSCISALQKSITS; this is translated from the exons ATGTTTAATCAAAGAAGCAGTTCAACAAGGCACTTAAACCATAATGCCCAAAATTGCAGGCCGAGATGGACCAACCGTCTGAGGCCAGACTTGAAGAGAGGTCTTTTGTCAGAATATGAAGAAAAGACATGCAGGATGAAGAG GTTTGGATGGAAGATGAGAAGACGATCTCTGTATCCTTGGAAACACGCATTTCGGAAAGCTCACATTCATCTGTGTTTGGCGAATAG GGCTTGGAGAGCCAGACCCCAAATGGTGTATGCCTACACCAGCATGAACAAGGTGGTTAACCCTGCCGGCTGGAGAAACAATAACCACCCTGAACGGGACAA CAATGTGGCCTACGGAGAGTACAAGTGTATGGGTCCAGGTTCAAGTACATATCATAAAAGAAATTTGAGTAAAGAACTGACTGACGAACAAGTCAAGCCTTTCATTAGCTCTGGATATATTCAGG GACATGACCAAAGTGATTTACTCTTATGGATAATTCCTTTATTAAGAAGATCCTGTATTTCTGCTTTACAGAAATCCATCACTTCTTGA
- the LOC126585669 gene encoding pectinesterase PPME1-like isoform X9 — protein sequence MFNQRSSSTRHLNHNAQNCRPRWTNRLRPDLKRGLLSEYEEKTCRMKRFGWKMRRRSLYPWKHAFRKAHIHLCLANRAWRARPQMVYAYTSMNKVVNPAGWRNNNHPERDNNVAYGEYKCMGPGSSTYHKRNLSKELTDEQVKPFISSGYIQGEE from the exons ATGTTTAATCAAAGAAGCAGTTCAACAAGGCACTTAAACCATAATGCCCAAAATTGCAGGCCGAGATGGACCAACCGTCTGAGGCCAGACTTGAAGAGAGGTCTTTTGTCAGAATATGAAGAAAAGACATGCAGGATGAAGAG GTTTGGATGGAAGATGAGAAGACGATCTCTGTATCCTTGGAAACACGCATTTCGGAAAGCTCACATTCATCTGTGTTTGGCGAATAG GGCTTGGAGAGCCAGACCCCAAATGGTGTATGCCTACACCAGCATGAACAAGGTGGTTAACCCTGCCGGCTGGAGAAACAATAACCACCCTGAACGGGACAA CAATGTGGCCTACGGAGAGTACAAGTGTATGGGTCCAGGTTCAAGTACATATCATAAAAGAAATTTGAGTAAAGAACTGACTGACGAACAAGTCAAGCCTTTCATTAGCTCTGGATATATTCAGG
- the LOC126585669 gene encoding pectinesterase 31-like isoform X8, whose protein sequence is MFNQRSSSTRHLNHNAQNCRPRWTNRLRPDLKRGLLSEYEEKTCRMKRFGWKMRRRSLYPWKHAFRKAHIHLCLANRAWRARPQMVYAYTSMNKVVNPAGWRNNNHPERDNNVAYGEYKCMGPGSSTYHKRNLSKELTDEQVKPFISSGYIQGDPEEVCCLRIPP, encoded by the exons ATGTTTAATCAAAGAAGCAGTTCAACAAGGCACTTAAACCATAATGCCCAAAATTGCAGGCCGAGATGGACCAACCGTCTGAGGCCAGACTTGAAGAGAGGTCTTTTGTCAGAATATGAAGAAAAGACATGCAGGATGAAGAG GTTTGGATGGAAGATGAGAAGACGATCTCTGTATCCTTGGAAACACGCATTTCGGAAAGCTCACATTCATCTGTGTTTGGCGAATAG GGCTTGGAGAGCCAGACCCCAAATGGTGTATGCCTACACCAGCATGAACAAGGTGGTTAACCCTGCCGGCTGGAGAAACAATAACCACCCTGAACGGGACAA CAATGTGGCCTACGGAGAGTACAAGTGTATGGGTCCAGGTTCAAGTACATATCATAAAAGAAATTTGAGTAAAGAACTGACTGACGAACAAGTCAAGCCTTTCATTAGCTCTGGATATATTCAGG GTGATCCGGAGGAAGTTTGCTGTTTGAGGATTCCTCCATAA
- the LOC126585669 gene encoding uncharacterized protein LOC126585669 isoform X1, whose protein sequence is MFNQRSSSTRHLNHNAQNCRPRWTNRLRPDLKRGLLSEYEEKTCRMKRFGWKMRRRSLYPWKHAFRKAHIHLCLANRAWRARPQMVYAYTSMNKVVNPAGWRNNNHPERDNNVAYGEYKCMGPGSSTYHKRNLSKELTDEQVKPFISSGYIQEKFPDQITEKSQLQRFLGSLNYVSEFYPHMRQQCKPLFDRLKENPPAWSTIHTSIVKQIKNHVKTLPCLGIPTPNSFKIVETDASDVGYGGILKQQTSSRSPE, encoded by the exons ATGTTTAATCAAAGAAGCAGTTCAACAAGGCACTTAAACCATAATGCCCAAAATTGCAGGCCGAGATGGACCAACCGTCTGAGGCCAGACTTGAAGAGAGGTCTTTTGTCAGAATATGAAGAAAAGACATGCAGGATGAAGAG GTTTGGATGGAAGATGAGAAGACGATCTCTGTATCCTTGGAAACACGCATTTCGGAAAGCTCACATTCATCTGTGTTTGGCGAATAG GGCTTGGAGAGCCAGACCCCAAATGGTGTATGCCTACACCAGCATGAACAAGGTGGTTAACCCTGCCGGCTGGAGAAACAATAACCACCCTGAACGGGACAA CAATGTGGCCTACGGAGAGTACAAGTGTATGGGTCCAGGTTCAAGTACATATCATAAAAGAAATTTGAGTAAAGAACTGACTGACGAACAAGTCAAGCCTTTCATTAGCTCTGGATATATTCAGG AAAAATTCCCAGATCAGATTACTGAAAAATCCCAGCTTCAACGATTTTTAGGATCTTTGAATTATGTTTCAGAATTTTATCCTCATATGCGTCAACAATGTAAACCTTTGTTTGATCGTCTTAAGGAGAATCCTCCTGCCTGGTCTACCATTCATACTTCCATTGTCAAACAGATAAAAAATCATGTTAAGACTTTGCCctgtcttggcattccaactccCAACTCTTTTAAGATAGTTGAAACTGACGCCTCTGACGTTGGTTATGGAGGAATCCTCAAACAGCAAACTTCCTCCAGATCACCTGAATAG
- the LOC126585669 gene encoding uncharacterized protein LOC126585669 isoform X5 yields the protein MFNQRSSSTRHLNHNAQNCRPRWTNRLRPDLKRGLLSEYEEKTCRMKRFGWKMRRRSLYPWKHAFRKAHIHLCLANRAWRARPQMVYAYTSMNKVVNPAGWRNNNHPERDNNVAYGEYKCMGPGSSTYHKRNLSKELTDEQVKPFISSGYIQGLTPASSFGSLNGEAGICVFAVVMRIVSCGG from the exons ATGTTTAATCAAAGAAGCAGTTCAACAAGGCACTTAAACCATAATGCCCAAAATTGCAGGCCGAGATGGACCAACCGTCTGAGGCCAGACTTGAAGAGAGGTCTTTTGTCAGAATATGAAGAAAAGACATGCAGGATGAAGAG GTTTGGATGGAAGATGAGAAGACGATCTCTGTATCCTTGGAAACACGCATTTCGGAAAGCTCACATTCATCTGTGTTTGGCGAATAG GGCTTGGAGAGCCAGACCCCAAATGGTGTATGCCTACACCAGCATGAACAAGGTGGTTAACCCTGCCGGCTGGAGAAACAATAACCACCCTGAACGGGACAA CAATGTGGCCTACGGAGAGTACAAGTGTATGGGTCCAGGTTCAAGTACATATCATAAAAGAAATTTGAGTAAAGAACTGACTGACGAACAAGTCAAGCCTTTCATTAGCTCTGGATATATTCAGG GTTTAACACCTGCGTCTTCCTTCGGAAGTTTGAACGGTGAGGCTGGGATTTGCGTATTCGCCGTGGTGATGAGAATAGTTTCTTGTGGGGGATGA
- the LOC126585669 gene encoding pectinesterase PPME1-like isoform X10, whose translation MFNQRSSSTRHLNHNAQNCRPRWTNRLRPDLKRGLLSEYEEKTCRMKRFGWKMRRRSLYPWKHAFRKAHIHLCLANRAWRARPQMVYAYTSMNKVVNPAGWRNNNHPERDNNVAYGEYKCMGPGSSTYHKRNLSKELTDEQVKPFISSGYIQG comes from the exons ATGTTTAATCAAAGAAGCAGTTCAACAAGGCACTTAAACCATAATGCCCAAAATTGCAGGCCGAGATGGACCAACCGTCTGAGGCCAGACTTGAAGAGAGGTCTTTTGTCAGAATATGAAGAAAAGACATGCAGGATGAAGAG GTTTGGATGGAAGATGAGAAGACGATCTCTGTATCCTTGGAAACACGCATTTCGGAAAGCTCACATTCATCTGTGTTTGGCGAATAG GGCTTGGAGAGCCAGACCCCAAATGGTGTATGCCTACACCAGCATGAACAAGGTGGTTAACCCTGCCGGCTGGAGAAACAATAACCACCCTGAACGGGACAA CAATGTGGCCTACGGAGAGTACAAGTGTATGGGTCCAGGTTCAAGTACATATCATAAAAGAAATTTGAGTAAAGAACTGACTGACGAACAAGTCAAGCCTTTCATTAGCTCTGGATATATTCAGG GTTGA
- the LOC126585669 gene encoding uncharacterized protein LOC126585669 isoform X4 gives MFNQRSSSTRHLNHNAQNCRPRWTNRLRPDLKRGLLSEYEEKTCRMKRFGWKMRRRSLYPWKHAFRKAHIHLCLANRAWRARPQMVYAYTSMNKVVNPAGWRNNNHPERDNNVAYGEYKCMGPGSSTYHKRNLSKELTDEQVKPFISSGYIQGEECLIKTQLLHSAVANKGGFQPHYHHQNRNLFPVPRP, from the exons ATGTTTAATCAAAGAAGCAGTTCAACAAGGCACTTAAACCATAATGCCCAAAATTGCAGGCCGAGATGGACCAACCGTCTGAGGCCAGACTTGAAGAGAGGTCTTTTGTCAGAATATGAAGAAAAGACATGCAGGATGAAGAG GTTTGGATGGAAGATGAGAAGACGATCTCTGTATCCTTGGAAACACGCATTTCGGAAAGCTCACATTCATCTGTGTTTGGCGAATAG GGCTTGGAGAGCCAGACCCCAAATGGTGTATGCCTACACCAGCATGAACAAGGTGGTTAACCCTGCCGGCTGGAGAAACAATAACCACCCTGAACGGGACAA CAATGTGGCCTACGGAGAGTACAAGTGTATGGGTCCAGGTTCAAGTACATATCATAAAAGAAATTTGAGTAAAGAACTGACTGACGAACAAGTCAAGCCTTTCATTAGCTCTGGATATATTCAGG GGGAAGAATGTCTAATAAAAACACAGCTTCTCCACTCGGCAGTAGCCAACAAAGGAGGCTTCCAgcctcattaccaccaccaaaacaggAACCTATTCCCGGTTCCACGGCCTTAA
- the LOC126585669 gene encoding uncharacterized protein LOC126585669 isoform X2 has protein sequence MKRFGWKMRRRSLYPWKHAFRKAHIHLCLANRAWRARPQMVYAYTSMNKVVNPAGWRNNNHPERDNNVAYGEYKCMGPGSSTYHKRNLSKELTDEQVKPFISSGYIQEKFPDQITEKSQLQRFLGSLNYVSEFYPHMRQQCKPLFDRLKENPPAWSTIHTSIVKQIKNHVKTLPCLGIPTPNSFKIVETDASDVGYGGILKQQTSSRSPE, from the exons ATGAAGAG GTTTGGATGGAAGATGAGAAGACGATCTCTGTATCCTTGGAAACACGCATTTCGGAAAGCTCACATTCATCTGTGTTTGGCGAATAG GGCTTGGAGAGCCAGACCCCAAATGGTGTATGCCTACACCAGCATGAACAAGGTGGTTAACCCTGCCGGCTGGAGAAACAATAACCACCCTGAACGGGACAA CAATGTGGCCTACGGAGAGTACAAGTGTATGGGTCCAGGTTCAAGTACATATCATAAAAGAAATTTGAGTAAAGAACTGACTGACGAACAAGTCAAGCCTTTCATTAGCTCTGGATATATTCAGG AAAAATTCCCAGATCAGATTACTGAAAAATCCCAGCTTCAACGATTTTTAGGATCTTTGAATTATGTTTCAGAATTTTATCCTCATATGCGTCAACAATGTAAACCTTTGTTTGATCGTCTTAAGGAGAATCCTCCTGCCTGGTCTACCATTCATACTTCCATTGTCAAACAGATAAAAAATCATGTTAAGACTTTGCCctgtcttggcattccaactccCAACTCTTTTAAGATAGTTGAAACTGACGCCTCTGACGTTGGTTATGGAGGAATCCTCAAACAGCAAACTTCCTCCAGATCACCTGAATAG
- the LOC126585669 gene encoding uncharacterized protein LOC126585669 isoform X3, with protein MRRRSLYPWKHAFRKAHIHLCLANRAWRARPQMVYAYTSMNKVVNPAGWRNNNHPERDNNVAYGEYKCMGPGSSTYHKRNLSKELTDEQVKPFISSGYIQEKFPDQITEKSQLQRFLGSLNYVSEFYPHMRQQCKPLFDRLKENPPAWSTIHTSIVKQIKNHVKTLPCLGIPTPNSFKIVETDASDVGYGGILKQQTSSRSPE; from the exons ATGAGAAGACGATCTCTGTATCCTTGGAAACACGCATTTCGGAAAGCTCACATTCATCTGTGTTTGGCGAATAG GGCTTGGAGAGCCAGACCCCAAATGGTGTATGCCTACACCAGCATGAACAAGGTGGTTAACCCTGCCGGCTGGAGAAACAATAACCACCCTGAACGGGACAA CAATGTGGCCTACGGAGAGTACAAGTGTATGGGTCCAGGTTCAAGTACATATCATAAAAGAAATTTGAGTAAAGAACTGACTGACGAACAAGTCAAGCCTTTCATTAGCTCTGGATATATTCAGG AAAAATTCCCAGATCAGATTACTGAAAAATCCCAGCTTCAACGATTTTTAGGATCTTTGAATTATGTTTCAGAATTTTATCCTCATATGCGTCAACAATGTAAACCTTTGTTTGATCGTCTTAAGGAGAATCCTCCTGCCTGGTCTACCATTCATACTTCCATTGTCAAACAGATAAAAAATCATGTTAAGACTTTGCCctgtcttggcattccaactccCAACTCTTTTAAGATAGTTGAAACTGACGCCTCTGACGTTGGTTATGGAGGAATCCTCAAACAGCAAACTTCCTCCAGATCACCTGAATAG